One region of Aeromicrobium sp. Sec7.5 genomic DNA includes:
- the arfB gene encoding alternative ribosome rescue aminoacyl-tRNA hydrolase ArfB, whose protein sequence is MQVCPEGPVVSHAPREPRVTIPEAEISWRFSRSGGPGGQHVNTSDTRVELIWSLASTQALTPEQRERALTALRGRLVDGRLTVVSSQYRSQLRNRDAARVRLEQLVARAIVPPRPRRATKPSRGSQVRRLDAKKRRGDLKRGRGGGWD, encoded by the coding sequence ATGCAGGTCTGCCCGGAAGGTCCCGTCGTGAGTCACGCGCCCCGCGAGCCCCGGGTGACGATCCCCGAGGCGGAGATCTCGTGGCGCTTCAGCCGCTCAGGAGGGCCGGGCGGCCAGCACGTCAACACGAGCGACACGCGGGTCGAGCTGATCTGGTCGCTCGCGTCGACGCAGGCCCTGACCCCGGAGCAGCGCGAGCGCGCCCTGACCGCCCTGCGGGGCCGTCTCGTCGACGGGCGCCTCACGGTGGTCTCGTCGCAGTACCGGTCGCAGCTGCGCAACCGTGACGCGGCGCGGGTCCGGCTGGAGCAGCTCGTCGCGCGGGCGATCGTGCCGCCCCGTCCGCGGCGCGCCACCAAGCCCTCGCGCGGATCGCAGGTGCGTCGCCTCGACGCCAAGAAGCGTCGGGGCGACCTCAAGCGCGGTCGTGGAGGCGGCTGGGACTGA
- a CDS encoding CBS domain-containing protein yields the protein MRVKDVLTSKGSRAVHTIEPGATVAVLLDRLAEHDVGALVVSTDGTHVVGIVSERDVVRKLRGVDDPGSATVDAIMVTEVVTCGLDDSADALMTLMTRRRVRHVPVVEGGELVGLLSVGDAVKQRMDALEFERDQLSSYVQG from the coding sequence ATGCGCGTCAAGGACGTCCTGACCAGCAAGGGATCTCGGGCGGTCCACACCATCGAGCCCGGTGCCACGGTCGCCGTGCTCCTCGACCGGCTCGCGGAGCACGACGTCGGGGCGTTGGTCGTGAGCACCGACGGGACCCACGTCGTCGGGATCGTGTCGGAGCGGGACGTCGTGCGCAAGCTGCGCGGTGTCGACGACCCCGGGAGCGCCACGGTCGACGCGATCATGGTCACCGAGGTCGTCACGTGCGGGCTCGACGACTCGGCCGACGCCCTGATGACGCTCATGACGCGGCGCCGCGTCCGCCACGTGCCGGTCGTCGAGGGTGGCGAGCTCGTGGGGCTGCTCAGCGTCGGTGACGCGGTCAAGCAGCGCATGGACGCCCTCGAGTTCGAACGTGACCAGCTGAGCTCGTACGTGCAAGGCTGA
- a CDS encoding MarR family winged helix-turn-helix transcriptional regulator — protein MDDARPDPLALEEQVCFGLAVASRSVVAAYGAVLAPLGLTHPQYLVMLALWQHERASVTELARLLHLEPGTVSPLVRRLEQAGLVERARSAHDQRALEVSLTPRGVALRHEALAVPEQMLARLGMSVDELTRANDLLSAIIVAAEAAAES, from the coding sequence GTGGACGACGCTCGGCCTGACCCGCTCGCGCTGGAGGAACAGGTGTGCTTCGGGCTCGCCGTCGCCTCCCGCAGCGTCGTGGCCGCGTACGGCGCCGTCCTCGCGCCCCTCGGTCTGACCCATCCGCAGTACCTCGTGATGCTCGCGCTGTGGCAGCACGAGCGGGCGAGCGTCACCGAGCTGGCCCGTCTCCTGCACCTCGAGCCCGGCACCGTCTCGCCCTTGGTGCGCCGCCTCGAGCAGGCCGGTCTCGTCGAGCGCGCGCGCTCCGCCCACGACCAGCGGGCGCTGGAGGTGTCGCTGACGCCGCGCGGCGTGGCGCTGCGGCACGAGGCGCTGGCGGTGCCCGAGCAGATGCTCGCCCGGCTCGGGATGTCGGTCGACGAGCTCACTCGGGCCAACGACCTGCTGAGCGCGATCATCGTGGCTGCCGAGGCCGCCGCCGAGAGCTGA
- a CDS encoding SDR family oxidoreductase, protein MSDGFPAQQQDPPGLTGPMRPQPDHGEESYVGAGRLEGRKALVTGGDSGIGRAVVLAFAREGADVAFTYQDGEREDADATVEVAAAAGRTVIALETDLRHRDQCDTVVREAVDGLGGLDVLVNNAGFQMAREEGIEEITDESLDSTFKTNLYAAIWLTRAAVPSLRERGGTIINNTSIQAYEPSTSLIDYAATKAAINNMTVNLAAELGPQGIRVNAVAPGPIWTPLQPATQPPEKLEQFGSETPMGRAGQPAEVAPAFVFLASEQTASYVSGTVLGVTGGKPVF, encoded by the coding sequence ATGAGTGACGGGTTCCCGGCCCAGCAGCAGGACCCGCCCGGCCTGACCGGACCCATGCGTCCGCAGCCCGACCACGGCGAGGAGTCCTACGTCGGCGCCGGTCGCCTCGAGGGCCGCAAGGCGCTGGTCACCGGCGGCGACTCCGGCATCGGTCGCGCGGTCGTGCTGGCGTTCGCCCGGGAGGGCGCTGACGTGGCCTTCACCTACCAGGACGGCGAGCGCGAGGACGCCGACGCGACGGTCGAGGTCGCCGCTGCCGCCGGGCGCACGGTCATCGCGCTCGAGACGGACCTGCGCCACCGCGACCAGTGCGACACCGTCGTGCGCGAGGCCGTGGACGGTCTCGGCGGGCTCGACGTCCTCGTCAACAACGCCGGCTTCCAGATGGCACGCGAGGAAGGGATCGAGGAGATCACCGACGAGTCGCTCGACTCGACCTTCAAGACCAACCTGTACGCCGCGATCTGGCTCACCCGTGCGGCGGTGCCGTCGCTGCGGGAGCGGGGCGGCACGATCATCAACAACACGTCGATCCAGGCCTACGAGCCCTCGACGTCGCTCATCGACTACGCCGCCACGAAGGCCGCGATCAACAACATGACGGTCAACCTCGCCGCCGAGCTCGGTCCGCAGGGCATCCGCGTCAACGCGGTGGCCCCGGGTCCGATCTGGACGCCGTTGCAGCCCGCGACCCAGCCGCCCGAGAAGCTCGAGCAGTTCGGCTCCGAGACCCCCATGGGCCGGGCCGGGCAGCCGGCCGAGGTCGCCCCGGCCTTCGTGTTCCTGGCCTCCGAGCAGACCGCGAGCTACGTCTCCGGCACGGTGCTCGGTGTCACGGGCGGCAAGCCCGTCTTCTGA